The Thermomicrobiales bacterium genome contains the following window.
GTACGAGATCATTCCCAACGGAATCTCGCTAGATCGGTTCCATGGCCAGGCGGATCCGCTGCCGCAGTTCATGGACGGACGGCCAAATATCCTCTTTGTTGGTCGGTTCAACGAGCCACGCAAGGGATTCCGCTATCTGATTCGTGCAATGCCGATGATTCGCAGCCAGTTCCCGGATGCCCGGCTTATCGTTGTCGGCCAGGGGGCCACCGACCGGTACGAGCACTTTCTTCACCAGCACGGCATCGACGATGTCGTGTTCGCCGGATTCGTCTCTGCCGACGAATTACCACGTTACTACGCGAGTTGCGATGTGTTTGTCGCGCCATCGACTGGTCGCGAATCGTTTGGCCTGATCCTGCTGGAGGCGATGGCCAGCGGCAAACCAGTCATCGCATCGTCGATCGCTGGCTACAGCGCGGTGGTTCGCGATGGTCTCGATGGCGTGCTGGTCGAGCCGAAGAATCCCCAGGCACTCGCGCTCGCGATTGTGCGCGTGCTTGCCGACGTCCCCCTGCGCGAACGGCTGACGACCTCAGCGCACGAGCATGTCAAGCAGTTCTCGTGGGCCGTCGTCGCGGAACGACTGATCGATGTCTATCAGCGCGCTATCGTAAGTCGGGCTACCGACGCTATCCGCCAGCCATGGCCGGCCGAGATTGTAGGGCGACGTGGTTAGCACCCGATTTGCAAACCGTGTTCGATCGCGGCTCGGGCCAGTCGGCCGAGCCATCGCGAGGACGCATATATCGCCGAACGCGTTGACGGTCGCCGGCTTGCTGCTGAACGCCGGCGTTGCCGCGGCCATCGCCAGCGGCCATCTCGTCCTCGGCGGCGTGCTCGTTCTCGTTGCAGGCGCCTTCGATGCACTCGACGGCGCAGTCGCAAGGGCAACCGGCAAGACCAGCGCATTCGGCGGCTTTCTCGATAGTACGGTCGACCGCTACTCGGAGGCAGTCGTCTTTGCCGGACTGCTCATCTACCTCACCCGGACCGATGCAGGGACAATCCCGGTTCTGCTGACCTATGCAACGATCGTCGGGTCGCTGATGATCTCCTACACGCGCTGCAAAGCAGAGGCAATCGGGATTCGGGGCGACGTCGGCATTGCCCAACGCCTTGAGAGAGTCGTCATCCTGGCCGTGGCGCTGCTCTTCGCCCAGCCGATCTGGGGGCTCTGGGTGCTTGCGATTCTGACCCAGATCACTGCCATCCACCGCATCGTCCACGTATGGCGGACGACGCGCGAGCCTCGCGAGCAGTAGCGACTATGCGCGACCGCGACAATGCCTCAGCCGCCCGCACGTGCCTGGTGCTCATGGCGCTCGCGGCGATCGTTCTGCTGGTCGTCTGTGTCATCCTGGCCATCACGATTCTCCCTGTGAGAGACGGCAGCCACGACACAACGCCGGCCACCGCGCCGATGGCAGAGAGCGGAAAGCTGATCTTCGCCGTACTCGATGTCGGACAGGGCCTCTGCGCCGCTATCGTGACCCCCGATGGCCACGCGATGGTGATCGATGGCGGGCGATCGGGTGACCGGGTGAAGCAGGAGGTTATCCCGTTTCTTCGCCAACATGGCGTCGAACGTCTCGACTATGTCGTGATAACCCACCCGGATCAGGATCATATCGGAGGGCTGCCCACGCTGCTGGATGCGATACCAGTGGCCGCGTGGGTCGATCCGGTAATTCCAACGACAAACCAGAGCTACGAGCGCGCATTGACAATGGTTGCCGACAAGGGGATCAAGCCAATTCGGGCTCGCAGAGGCATGGATCTGGACCTCGGGCCGGGTGTCGGCGTCCATATTCTGTGGCCGGCCGACCCACTGGCGCCCACTGCGAGCGACAACAATAACAGCGTGGTCGTGAAGGTCACCTGGGGCAACGTGTCATTCCTCGTTACCGGAGACGCCGAAGCGCCGACCGAGCGAAAGATGATCGATCTGGAGCAGGGCGAGGAGCTACGCTCGACATTCCTCGTTGTCGGCCACCACGGGAGCTCGTCATCCTCATCCACCGCGTTTCTCGACACGGTCTCGCCATCGGTCGCGCTCATCCCGGTTGGGCTGAACAATTCGTATGGCCACCCTGCCGACCAGACCATTCAACGGCTTCGAATGCGTAACATACAGATCTATCGGACCGACCTTGACGGGCGGATCGAAGTGACGACCGACGGCCGAGGCTACGATATCCGCACCGCGAAGGCTGGGAGTTAGGCATGAGCGCGCGCGTGACTGTCGACGAAATCTCGCGGACCGAGCATGGCGAGCTGGTAGCCACGCTGGTAACTGATGACGGGCGGGTTCTCGTCGTGCCACTGGCAAGCCTCCCAGCCGACGTCCGGGATGGCGATGTGCTCGATGCGTCATTCGAGCGATTGCCGGATGAGACCGCGACGCGGCGGGAGCGGATCGACGCGCTCCAGCGCCGGCTGTTCGGCGAGCCCTGAGATGCCACGGGAAGCAGCGGGCGTCGCCAGGGCATGGCGCGGGTTCGTCATCGTCCTGTCACTCACGCTCGTCGTGGGTTGCTCCGGCGGGATTCGCAATCGCGGGGATGAGGCATCACCAGTCGCCGGCGCCACGCCGACCACAGAGCGACCACCATCGATGCCAATTCTCACGCCCACCCCGGTTGCTCCCCCGGCGCAGACGACAGGCCCAACCACTGTCGCGCCAGCAGAAAACCCTGCCACCTACGTGGTCATCGATGGTGACTCTCTCTACGCCATTGCGCTGCGCTTTGGTGTCGACCTGAATATGTTGATCGAGTTGAACGGACTCCGCGACCCGAACGATATCAGCGTCGGTCAGGAGCTGAAGATCCCGCCAAAGCCCTGAGCAACTGTCACTGACCCATTCGGAGTGACAGATTCACTGGACCACGACACGATCGCGATCGCTGTCTGTACAGGAATTGCGGGATGTGCTACGCTGGCCACAGGTGAGGACAACTTAACGATCGATTACGGGGTCATCCTTGCGTGACGACCCGCAGCCTCCTGGGTGACGGCTGCGGGAGACGTGCTGCTGTTCGGGGGTGGTTCGGTCGCGCATCGACTTGCCACGTCCGGCGTGGGGAGCGGGTGGGATGGGCGAGGCGGGGAAGAGCTCGCGGCTCGCGAGCATGCTCTCTCGGATTTCTCTGGCGGCGGCGCTTATCTTGCCAATGCTGGCTACTCTCCCGGCATCCGCCGGCCCGCCCGGACATCCTCACTTTCATCGCACCTGGGAGCGGACCGATCGGCCGGTCCTCGACCAGACGGCGCGACGAACGTGGATGTGGGGTCCTGCCGCGTTCAGCGACGAGCTTCCGGAGACGTATCTCGAGGCTGCCCGTGGCTCCCGCACAGTCCAGTACTACGACAAGTCGCGGATGGAGATTACTGACCCGGCCGGCGATGTGTCGTCACCGTGGTTCGTGACCAACGGTCTTCTCGTCGTTGAGCTCGTCACCGGCCGGCTGCAGGTCGGCAACAATGTATTCGTCCCGCTCCCTGCTGCGGCAGTAAACGTGGCCGGCGATCCAGATGATCTATCCGGCCCGACCTACGCCACCATCGCGACAGTGCTCGATGCTCCGGCGGCCCCGCCCGGAGCGAGCTATGCCGAGCGACTCTCGCGCGATGGCACTATCGTCAGAGATCCTGCGCTTGCGGCGCGTGATGTCCGAGTGGCGCTGGTCGACGACGTGACACGTCACGCGATCGCCGCGCCGTTCTGGGCGTTCATGACATCGTCCGGGGCAGTCTGGGATGGCGGAGGGATCGTCGACAACCCGCTCTTCGAGAATCCGTATTACGCAACCGGCCGGCCGATCAGTGAGGCGTACTGGGCAACAGTCCGCGTCGGCGGAACCCCACACGACGTGCTGCTGCAATGCTTCGAACGGCGCTGCTTGACGTACACGCCAGATAACCCGGACGGCTGGCAAGTCGAGGCCGGTAACGTTGGCCGGCACTACTTCACGTGGCGATATGAGGCGGGGCTCGAGTTCACCGTCGCCTGGGTTGATGCGCTGTCCGGAGGAGACGTCGCGCATGGTGAGACCGTGTCGCTCCAGATCCCGCCCTCCGCGCTCGCCAATGCCGCGATCGTTTCGATGGTGCCGGCGGTCGCGAGTGGGACGCTGGATGGCTTTCTTCCAACAGGTCGCGCTTGGCGTGTGGATGTCGACCGGGAGCCGCTTCTCAGCCCGGTGACGCTCTCTCTCGGTATCGATACGTCGTTGTTGCCGGCCAACGTCGATCCGGCTGGCGCCGTCCTCGCCTTCTTCGATGAGGAGGCAGGTCGCTGGGTTGCCGTGCCAACGATCCTCGATGCTGGGGCGCGCCGCGCGACGACAACGACGACGCACCTGTCGATCTGGCAGCTATTCATGCCAACCCGGGATGATGGCGGTGACCCGCCACCGGCGCCAACTCCCCCGCCTGGCCCGTCGCCAGCTCCGTCGCCTGCGCCGAATAGTGTGCCTATCGTGGATCTCAACGGACCGGATACGCCGGGGAACGATGGTGCGTTACTGACGCGCGCGGGCGGGGACCCGATCAGGGTCGCGCCGATGGCGACGATCAGCGACCCGGATAGCGAGACGCTCATGTCGGTGACCATCGAGCTCCTCGGCGCCACGAACGGCGAGCGGGAGTCGATAGCGGCAACGGCCGCGCCTTCGGTGGTTGTCAGTCGGGACAGCAGTGGGCAACGGCTTCAGCTCAGCGGGCCGGCCGGGATCGGCGTGATGCAGGATGTCCTGCGTTCGCTAACGTACCAGCATGATGGCGGTCAGGTGACATCCGGGGCGCGGCGAATCGTCGTCCGAGCGAGTGACGCGAGCACGACTGGGCCGGCCGCAACGGTCATTGTCACAGTCGCCGCGAATCAGATGCCAGCGGCCGGCGATGCCAGAGCCGCCACCGACGAGGACACCTCCCTGCCGCTTACCCTGGTGGCGACGGACCCGGATGGTGATGCGCTGACCTGGTCGATCGATACGGAACCGGGGCATGGGACACTCGCCGGGATCGCGCCAGTGCTCACCTATGTGCCCGCGACCAACTTCCATGGCGTCGACCAGTTCACATGGAGCGTCAATGATGGCCACGGCGGCGTGGCGACGGCGCTCCTCACGATCGACGTGCGACCAGTGAACGATCCGCCAGTTGCGTTCGCGGCGTCGTTCGAGACAGACGAGGATGTCGCGATTGCGATTACGCTCGCTGGAAGCGACATCGATGGTGATGATCTTTCGTCTTCCGTTCTCTCTGAGCCTGCCCATGGGACGCTGAGCGGGGTCGCACCAGATCTCACCTACACCCCGACACTGGACTACTCGGGCATGGATAGCTTCACCTTCGCCGTGTCGGACGGTATTGAGACCTCCGCCGTGGCGGCGGTAACGATCCTCGTGCGCCCAGTCAATGACCCACCGGTGGCCGGCGCGCAACAGATCGAGACAGACGAGGATGTCCCGCTTGCGATCGTACTGGCTGCCACCGACGACGGAGAAGATCTCGTCTTCGTCATCGTCGATGGTCCGCGCCACGGCACGCTCTCCGGGGGCGCCCCGCACTTGATCTACGCGCCGGATCCCGACTTCCACGGCAGCGACTCGTTCACCTTTACCGCGAGCGATGGTGAATATCACTCGGCCACTGCGACTGTCTCGATCGTCGTCAACCCGGTGAATGACCGGCCGACCGCATCGTCCCAGTCGATCACGGTGCTGGAGGACGGCGAAGTGTTCTTCACCGTGACGGGCGCCGATGTCGATGGCGACGCCGTTCGATTCAACTTCACCCGGATGCCGACGCTCGGCGTCATCGCGATCGATGGTGAATGGAGCTGTGTGACCGGGTCAATGCCACGGGTCTGCAGCCACGTCGTTTACTACGCGCCGTTTGCCGACCTGAACGGGACTGACAGCTTCGAGTTCACCGTCACTGATGGCAAGCTCACCTCGGCCCCGGCGACAGTGTCGATTACGATCGTGCCGGTGAACGACCCGCCAGTCGCCCGGGATGACTCAGTAACGACGACCGAAGATGCGAGAGACGTCGTCATCGATCTGCTTGGCAACGATTCCACTGCTCCTGACGTGGGCGAGACGCTGGAGATCATCAGTGTCGAGTCGTTCAGCCATGGCGGTTCAGCGCTGATAGTCGACGGGACCGTGCTCTATACTCCCGCGCCAGATTTCCACGGCACGGAGACGTTTCGCTACACGATCTCGGATGGCAACGGCGGCACGGCGAGCGCCACGGTGACGATAGTCGTCACGGGCGTCAACGACGACCCGACCGCGGTAGACGACGCGATCGAGCTCGACGAGGATAGCGATTGGACTGCGCTCTACGTCTTGGCCAACGACAGCATCGCGCCGGACCGCGATGAGACGCTAACGATCGTCTCTCACACATCACCGGCGCACGGGTCGTTGGTCCTGGACGGCCTGTTGCAGTACCGGCCGGCCGCCAATTACTTCGGCACGGACTCGTTCCGCTATACGATCTCGGACGGCAACGGTGGCAGCGCGACGGCGACGGTCACAATCACTATCCTGCCGGTCAATGACCCGCCCGTCGCGAACGATGATGCGGTCGAGATCGACGAGGATGTCGGGCCGGTGGTGATCGACGCGCTGGCGAATGACTCGTTCGCGCCGGACGTGGGCGAGACCCTCACCATTGCCGTCGTTGGCGTCGCGACGCTTGGCGTGGCTGAGATCATGCCTGGCGGCGCTGCGATCCGATATACGCCGGCGCTGAACGTAAATGGCGTCGATACGTTCACGTACACGATCGCCGATGACGGCGGGTTGACCGCGACGGCGACAGTGACCGTCACGATCGCGGCGATCAACGATCCTCCGACCGTCGCGACGCCAGCGGGAACGCTCATGTGGGTCGAAGATGACGCGCCACTGGCCATTGTGCCGGGACTGACGGTGGACGATGTCGATTCGGATATCGTCGGCGCCACCGTCGCGTTCGGCAGTCGGCCCGACGGCGCGGCGGAGGTTCTGTCCGTTGTTGTGGGCTATCCCGCGATCGCAGTGACGGTCGACGCCGCCACTGGGACCGTGACATTGGCCGGCGGGGCGTCCTCGGCCGAGTATCAGTCGGCGCTCCGCAGTATTCACTATGTCAACTTGTCGCAAGCCCCGACGGCGGGTGATCGCGTTGTGACGATCACGGTCAGTGACGGCGAGCTTGTCGCGAGCGCGACGGTGGTAATCGAGGTCGTGCCGGTCAACGATCCGCCGGTGCTGGTCTTCGGTGGCATCGTCGGCCCCAGTGTTGGCCCGGTCGTTCTCGATGTCAGTGCAACGTTGATCGACGTGGATTCGTTCGACTTTGACGGCGGCCAACTTTCGGCGACGATCACTGGCGGGTACGACGACGGCGATACACTGCTCGTTCGGCCAGATGGGCCGCTCGGCGTAGCTGGCAGCCTGCTGACCTGGGATGACGGCGGTGGGGCTGTTGTCATTGGAACGGCCGAAATCTCCGAACGGCTGCTCGTCGTCACGTTCAATGCCGCCGCAACGCCGGCCCGCGTTCAGGCCGTCGTTCGCGCTCTTGCGTTCCAGACGATCTCCAGCTCGACAGGTGACCGCCTCGTGTCGGTCGTCGTCAGCGATGGCGATGGTGGCGGGAGTGAGACGGGCATCGTCACTGTCGGTGTCAACCGGCCGCCCGACGCCATCACTCTCTCGTCGACGGCCATCCCCGAAGATGCCGCGGAGGGGGACGTCGTCGGGATAATCACCGGGAGTGATCCCGACGGCGACACGCTCACCTTCGAGCTGGTGTCCGGGTTCGATCCGCGGTTCGAGATCGTGCTCTCCAATGGCGCCTGGTTGCTGCGCGTCGCGGCTGGCGCTGCGTTCGATCACGAGACAGAGCCAGATGTTGCGCTGACGATCCGCGCCAGCGACCCCGCCGGCCGCATATATCAGGAGACGTTCACGATTGCCATTGCCGATGTCAACGAGCCGCCGGCGCTCATCGCTCCGTCGTCGATCCAGATCGCGGAGAACAGCGTGGTTGGTTCCATTGTCGGCGTCGTCGGTGTTACAGATCCGGACGCCGGCCAGCACCATGCGTTCAGTATTACTGCCGGGAATGACGCGGGCGCGTTTGTGATCGATGCCGCGACCGGCACGATCACCGTGGCAGACAACGCCCCGCTCGACTTCGAGACGACTCCGACGTTTCATCTCGTAGTAACCGTCACCGACGATGGCGCTCCGCCGCTTTCCGCGACTGCAACCATCACGATTCAGCTGACCGACGTTCCTGAGGGTGGCGTCGATACCGAGCCGCCAGTCGTGGAGAACCTGACCTATGACGGATTGATCGGCAATCTGCTGTTGCGGGCTGGCACGTCGGACGGCCTGCTCAGCACCGCGAGTGACCCGGAGGGTTCGACGCTCTCGATCGTGTCCGCCGAACCGTATGGCGGGTCGGCGTTCGGGTCGCTCGTCTGGCAGTCGGATGGCAGCTTCACCTGGGATCCGCCGGCCGGCGCGAAGTACACGGCGGGAACCTGGCAGATCACCGTCACGGACACCGCCGGACATGAGACGACTGGCCTGGTCACCTTCGAGCTGACGAACAAGCGTGTTCTCTTTGTCGACAACACCTACGCTGGGTCGACGCAGAACGGCCATCGCTCGACGCCATACACGACCCTTGCCGCGGCAGCGAGCGGATCCGGAATCGGAGACATCATCTACCTCGCTGCCAGCAGCGTGTCGTATACGGGTGGTGTGGCACTCAAGACCAACGTGACACTCGTCGGCGCAGGGGTGGTTGGCGAGGGTATGCGATCGGTCGTCGGCCTACCGCCGCTGTCGCGCGGCGCGCAGGAGTATCCGGCGATCAACGGCGTCAAACCGATAATCACCAACCCCAGCGGACCCGGGCTGGACCTGGCGAGTGGCAACACGATCGTTGGCCTGACCCTCGGCGCAACGCGGGGTGTTGCGTTGTCCGGCAATGGTGGCGGCGTTCAGGCCGGCCCGACGGTCCGTGACGTCGATATCGTGGGCGCCGGATCGAAGGTTGGCGCGGCGATCCAGCTGTCACGATATGTCGGGGGGAGCCTGACGTTCGATACGATCCAGCGGGAGCTGACCAATTCGACCGGCGCGCAGGCAGTCGTCGATCTGGCGCAGATGCCGACCACGGAGCTCGTCGTGACCGGACTCTTCAGCGCGACCAGCTCTATCGGTGGCGGTCTCCGACTCCACGATGCGGGCTCGGTTGAGCTGCGCGGCCCGGTTGCGATCACGACTGACGGATTCAGAGGCATCCATGTCAGCTCGACTGCGTTGCGGCTTACGGGCGTCAACAGCAGGTCGGTCGTGACGACCGGGTCGGAGTTTGCGATCTTTGTCCGAAACGGCGCAACGTTCACCGTCGCCAACGGAGACCTGTTCGTCGAGGCAACCGGCGCAAACGCGCTCGATATCTACGGCTCAACAATCGAAATGACCGGCGCCGGGAGTGTCATCAAAGCGACGAATGGAGTCGGTCTCATCATGCGTGATGCGACGATCGGCCCGGCCGGCGTTGCGATTGAGGCTGTGTTCGCAACAGGCGCGGAGAACGGCGTCGTCGTCGGGATGGTTGGCGGCGACGGGGCGCTCATCATCGGCCCGGATGCTCCGGACAGTGTGTTCGGGGATGGCGGGGTGATCGTGGGGACCACTGGCTCAGCCGTGCTGCTCCAGAACGCACCACAGGTCACGCTGCGTCATCTTGTCATCGGCGCGGCCGATGCCGTCGTCGGGGAGGCGGCATCTGCTGTGGATGCTGTGGCCGGAATCGGCATCGATGCCTACTTCGTCACTGGTTTGACCCTCGACCACGTGAAGATCGCGCGGACCGGGTCGCACGGCATCGCGGGTGTTGAGGTTTCGGATTTCTCGATGACCCGTAGCGAGATCCTCAATGCAGGTGACGGTCCCGGTGAGCATGGGCTCTGGTTCGACGGGCCAGCCCGTGGCGGAGAGAACGGGATGACCGGCGTTGCGCTCATCGCCGACAGCATCATCGACGGCTTCTGGGATACCGGCCTGGTGGTGCGGAACGTACCCAGCGAGGCAACGGCGCTTGACCTGACCGTCGAGGGGACGACGTTCTCCGGCAACAAGCACGCCGGCGGTGGTGTCTACCTGCGTGCTGAGGGCCTGACTACTATCGACGCTCGTATCGACAGTTGCGCCTTCGAGCGTCTGACTGGTCCGACGGTTGACGCTCTGGCTGTCGGAACCGGGGTGCTGAATCTGATCAACCAGTAGCGCCCCGGCGCATGGCGAGGGTTGTTGCGGCGGCTCGACGCAGCTTGTTCGTCGAGCCGCCGCCTGGTCGGCGCTAGATCGTCGCGCGGGGTGGAGCGACGTCCTTTTCCTTGAATCGACTGTAGCGCAGCTTGTGCAGGTCGACCGAGGGTTGGCCGTCGAGGATCAGCTCGGAGACGACTCGGCCGACGATCGGGCCGAGGGCGAAGCCGTGGCCGCTGAAGCCGGTCGCCACGATCAGGCCGGGCCGTTCGTCGATCGCGCCGATGACCGGAATGCCGTCCGGCATCGTGTCGATCAGGCCGGCCCACTTGCGCGCCAGCAATGTGTTCTCCAGCGCCGGGAAGAGCTGGCCCAGCTCGCGACGACAGCCCTCAACGATATCGTTGTTCGGCGTTGGGTCGATCTGCGGTCGGGGATCGAAGCCGGGGACGCGCGTCGGCGAACCGGGGATCGAGCGGGCCGCGTCGCGTAGCAGCGCGCCGGTGACCCTCCACTCAAGGAATCCGCGGTTTGCCCGGTAGTTCGGCATGAAGTCTCGCGCGTAGCGGAACGAATCGAGCGTCACCTCGTGGTCGGAACCGCCAACGAGCGACATATAGAGCGAGCCGCCTGGTCGCTGCCGAAAGGCCAACCCGCCACGGATGGCCACCGCAACACCGGTGATTGGTGGCACGGGCACTGTCTCAACGGCTGTCCCACGAACGACAAGCTGTGGCAGGTTCAGCCCGACAGTCCGTAGCAGGCGGCTCGACCAGCCGCCGGCCGCCACGACGACGAGCGGCGCTGCGATCGTGCCCCGGTCGGTGCGGACTCCAATAACGCGCCCGCCGGCCAGCTCGATGGATTGCGCGGTGCAGTCCGTCTCAATGGTCGCCCCCAGCCGCTGAGCTGCGTCGGTGAAGGCGGCCGGCGCTTTGCCCGGCTCGGCGTGGCCATCGCTGGGCGTATACATCCCCCCGAGCCATTCACCCTGAATCCCGGGCACGAGCTTGTGAATCTCTTCGGGCGAAATGAGACGCGTATCGACGCCGTAGTCGCGTGACGCAGCCACCCAGTCGCGGAATTGCTGCATCCGCTCCTCGTTGTCAGCGATCATCAGGTTGCCCTGCTGGACCCATTCGACATCGCTACCGAGCTCGGCCGAAAGTTCCGGCCAGATCCTGTTGCTGGCAATTGCCAGTGGCAACTCCGCCAGGTCGCGCCCCTGCTGTCGGACGAACCCCCAGGCGCGCGTAGACTGCTGCCCGCCCTTCGGGCCCTTCTCCAGCAGCACGACATCCGAGCCGCGCCGGGCAAGCTCGTATGCGGTTGCGCTGCCCATGATTCCGCCGCCAATAACGACGACATCGGCCTTTGTCTTCATGCTCTCCTCCTCATGTTTCCCGGGGCGCCGAGTGAATTGTACGAGGAACTGGTCAGACTCACGTCATGACGATCACGAGCGCCTCGGGCGTTGCCTGGATAATATCGACGCCAGCCTCCCAGTCGAGCGGGATGTCGCGCTCGCGCAGCAGTGCCGCGATATCGACGTCGATCGACTTCGGGCCTGACAGTCGCATCCCGGGCTGGTGGTTCACAGAGCCGAGAACGTGCTCGAGCAACCAGTTTGCGCCAAACGGACCGAGCCGCAGGTCGGCGACTGTCGCCCGAAGCTGACCGTTGCCGGCCGGACTGAGGCGGACACGAGTGGTGACCGGCTGGTTCAGAATCCCGCGCCTGGCACGGATAACGATCTCGACCCCGCCGTCGATCAGCCGCGCGGATTCGTATCGCACAGTCGCCGGCCCGACCTTGACAGGATCGGCCAGCAACTGCTCGACGATGCGGATGAAACCGGCGTTCGGCAGGCGCACCTCGCAGGCGTGGATGGCCGGCCGTATCGTGCCGTCGGGTTCGATACGCAACCGCACGACCGCATTGTTCACGATCAGATCACCGACAATATCCAATTGATGCTCCTGTCGATGGGCTACGATCGATCTCGGCTCGGCCCTGCGCCGGACGATAGCACGCCAGAAACTGACGCGATTGGTCGACACCCCTTTACCGTTGAGGATAGAGTCGTATACTAGACGGCGACAAGCGAGGTCCTTCGGGGCAGGGTGCGGGGCGTGTAGCCCCAATTCCCGATCGGCGGTATAGCCCGCGAGCGAGGTGTGTAACCTTGCATGATCCGGTGAGATTCCGGGGCCGACGGTACAGTCCGGATGAAAGAAGGCTCGCGGTAGTCTCAGACCCGATGGCTGGGGTTCGCGGCGTTGTCCGTCGCTCCCGGCAGCGAGTTGTCTGGCACTGCTTCCCCCCGAAGGCATCCCCGCCTTCGGGTTTGTTGTGTCAGGCAGGTTAATCGCATGCTGCTCACCCGGATATCTCCTTCTTCGAGGGAGGTCGCTCACATCGAGAGATCGACGTCCCAGACTGCGCCAGCGCTGAATGCGCCTGGTCGACAGACGACGCGTTCGTCGCGGCGATTCAGCCGCCTGCTGGGGCTCCTTCCTGCGATTCTTCTGGGGCTATCTCTGCTGTTGCTTTGGCAGATGCTCGTTAGCTCCAAGACCGTTTCGACGTTCCTGTTGCCCCAGCCGATCGACGTGGCGCGCTCGTTCTGGAACGCGCTAACCAACGGGTTGTTCTGGCGATATACCCGAACCACCCTGGCGGAAAGCACGCTCGGCTTTGTCGCCGGCGCGGCGTTCGCCCTGCCGATTGGCTACGGGATCGCCCGGAGCGGTCTGCTGGCCCGCGCTCTGGAGCCATACCTCGCCGCCAGTCAGGCGATGCCGGCGGTGGCCATCGCGCCGGTGCTCGTGATCTGGCTCGGCTACGGGTTGAAGGCCGTCGTCGTGCTGTGCGCGCTCATCGTCTTCTTCCCGATCGTCGTCAACACCGCGCTTGGCATCCGCACGATCGACCGCGACGTGATCGATGCTGCCAGAGTGGATGGCGCGCACGGCCTGTCGCTGCTACGGCATTTCGAGGCGCCATTGGCGATGCCGTCCGTGCTGACCGGGCTGCGCACGAGCCTGACGCTCTCGATTATCGGCGCGGTTGTTGGCGAGTTTATTCTCGGAGACCAGGGGTTGGGAGGGTTGCTGACGATTGCTCGCAGCAATTTCGACACGCCGCTCGTCTTCGCCACACTGTTCATGTTGATGCTGATGGCGTCCGCGATGTACGGGGTCGCCCGGTTGATCGAGGGGCGCGTGCTGCGCTCTCTGGAAGGATAAGACACAGAATGCGGATGCTCGTATCGACCTGGCAGTCGTCACGATCTCGCCGGCCAGCGTTGGCGATGCTCGTCATGTTCGTGGCGCTCATGCCGCTGCTTGCGGCATGCGGGGGCAACAGCGGCACGCCCACAACAGCGACCGGGGCGGGGACGACCGCCTCGCCGGAGAGCGCGGGCTCACCGGCAACGGCTGCCGGAAAGACGACCAACGTCACGATCGGTCTCAGCTTCGTGCCGAATATCCAGTTCGCCCCGTTCTA
Protein-coding sequences here:
- a CDS encoding CDP-alcohol phosphatidyltransferase family protein, which translates into the protein MVSTRFANRVRSRLGPVGRAIARTHISPNALTVAGLLLNAGVAAAIASGHLVLGGVLVLVAGAFDALDGAVARATGKTSAFGGFLDSTVDRYSEAVVFAGLLIYLTRTDAGTIPVLLTYATIVGSLMISYTRCKAEAIGIRGDVGIAQRLERVVILAVALLFAQPIWGLWVLAILTQITAIHRIVHVWRTTREPREQ
- a CDS encoding glycosyltransferase family 4 protein, which encodes MRILFVSPFDFGYQGGVNEHITQLDHQFRAMGHQTRIIAPTSPDTGETDDGHVYRVGMAIPVPSNESMARVTFSPTVTWKVRQFMRGETFDVVHLHEPLTPILCSAVLLYSDVANVGTFHAARPSNVMYMYLKPVLDLFFDKLDARVAVSEAAREFVDSYFPSEYEIIPNGISLDRFHGQADPLPQFMDGRPNILFVGRFNEPRKGFRYLIRAMPMIRSQFPDARLIVVGQGATDRYEHFLHQHGIDDVVFAGFVSADELPRYYASCDVFVAPSTGRESFGLILLEAMASGKPVIASSIAGYSAVVRDGLDGVLVEPKNPQALALAIVRVLADVPLRERLTTSAHEHVKQFSWAVVAERLIDVYQRAIVSRATDAIRQPWPAEIVGRRG
- a CDS encoding LysM peptidoglycan-binding domain-containing protein → MPREAAGVARAWRGFVIVLSLTLVVGCSGGIRNRGDEASPVAGATPTTERPPSMPILTPTPVAPPAQTTGPTTVAPAENPATYVVIDGDSLYAIALRFGVDLNMLIELNGLRDPNDISVGQELKIPPKP
- a CDS encoding DUF3006 domain-containing protein, translating into MSARVTVDEISRTEHGELVATLVTDDGRVLVVPLASLPADVRDGDVLDASFERLPDETATRRERIDALQRRLFGEP
- a CDS encoding ComEC/Rec2 family competence protein codes for the protein MRDRDNASAARTCLVLMALAAIVLLVVCVILAITILPVRDGSHDTTPATAPMAESGKLIFAVLDVGQGLCAAIVTPDGHAMVIDGGRSGDRVKQEVIPFLRQHGVERLDYVVITHPDQDHIGGLPTLLDAIPVAAWVDPVIPTTNQSYERALTMVADKGIKPIRARRGMDLDLGPGVGVHILWPADPLAPTASDNNNSVVVKVTWGNVSFLVTGDAEAPTERKMIDLEQGEELRSTFLVVGHHGSSSSSSTAFLDTVSPSVALIPVGLNNSYGHPADQTIQRLRMRNIQIYRTDLDGRIEVTTDGRGYDIRTAKAGS